Below is a genomic region from Candidatus Diapherotrites archaeon.
GGCGTCCAAATCATTCATTCGCCTCAAAAATTGTTTCAAGAGCACGCAGTGCCCTGGGCATAAGCTGTCAGGGTTATGACGCCCCCGCTGTAATCGCCGGGGCTGACAGCCGGAACCGCCATGTACCAGTACGTGCTCTGTGCCGCGGTCGCGCTTGTCGATTGGGTGCCCCTGCCCCAGTTGCTCAAAATCTGGGAAACGCAGTTCGTGTTCGTTATCGACGTCGAGTTCGCATTGATGTCAGTCGTCGAAGGCGTTCCGATCTGGGCAGCCTTCCAGTAAACGTGCCTGCCGTCAATGACATCCGGGGTTGAAAACGTTGTGCTCATGTACGCATACACTTTTTCCTCGACATTGCCGGTATGGGTTATGGTTATTTTTTCCTGCGGCGAACCGGAACAGTCCATTGCGACGTTCGCGTCCGGGCTTGCAGTGAAAGTGCAGGAACTCTGGTCCAGGGAAATGCCCGTGGTGGTTTCAACCGTTACCGAGTTGGCAAGACTTGAATTTGCCCTGCCGTAGTTGACGTCCGAGATATTTGCCTTGACATCCCATCCTGCGCCGTTGATGTCCTTCACGCTGATGCCGCTGTCGGAAGTGGAATCGGAATCCGGCGGAAGCTCGCCGCAAAACTTGGTGTCGCCGGCCGACATAGTGGACTTGGCCGCGGCTGTCGTGCAGTCCTCAAACGTGGTTATCTTGTGCCTGTCCCAGCCGTGTGCGGAATTTGCCTGCGCTTCAGTCGCGCTGTTGGAATCCGACCAGATGAGAATGTTCGTGTCGCTCAGGGACAATGAAATCGTGTCGTTGCCGTTCGGATCGGAAACAGTGACCGTAACGCACAGCGCGTCCGTGCCGGGAGTGAATGCGGCAATGCTCGTGCCGCTTGCAGGATAATCGCCGCCGTCGCACGTGCCATCGGTTTCGTTGACAATGAAAACGCTTGAAATCGTGGGCGCGCTGTTTGAAATCGTCCCGCTCACGTTCACTGTTCCCGCAAACGCATATGCCGCAATAAAAGCGATGAGGAAAACCGCAATGGCCGCCGCCAGAAACCTTTTTTGCGACGTCATTTTCTTTTCTGCCTCTTGCCGAACAAAGTCTCTATTTCAAAAATCTCGTATGCCGCGAGGATTATTATAAGGAAAGAAACTATGCTGAAAACGTACTTGAAACTCCCGATGATCTGCGGAAGGCCGAAAAAATCAACGGCAATGCCGACAACCTGTGAAACGACCATGAGCGAAACAAAAACCGCGAAAAGCAGGCCGACCTCGCGCTCGATGCCTTCCCTGAAAAACCTGTCAAGCTTGAAGACCGCGATTACCGCGAGAATTCCGACAAATACCGTGATTCCGGACAATACAAGCGAAAGAGAGTCAATAGGCATGTGCTCACTGTTGTTCGTGAAGAATTTTTGTGACAGTGAGATATTGCACTATTTCATATAAATATTTTATGCAAGGAATAACCTATGATACCCATTTCATATGTCTGATTTTTTGCCCAAAATGCATTTTTTGGCACGTTTTTTGGCATTCTGTTGCGGGCTTTTTAAACCGGATTTTTTCATATTTTTTTTCCGGGTTCGCGAACAAATAAAATCCCTTTTATCCAGGTTTTTGTCATGCGAAAGTTTTTCGGCGAAAAAATCCGTGCCAGCGCGCCTGCAGTGGTTTTGGCTTTCGCGCTTTTTCTCGTCCCGGTTTTTTTCGTGATTTTTGCCCCCGCGCAAAGCGGCCCGCCCGGCGGCCCGGAAAAAAATCCTGCCGCATCGGAGTGGAAACCATTCGTTCCGCGCATTGATGCGAACGATTCCAACAATGGCGCATTCATTGAAAACATCGACCCGAAACAGATAACCGTCAACATCAGCCCGGCTTACATTGACTCGCGGCCCGGAGAAGACTTCAATGTGGTGGTTTCAAACATCGGAAAATATTCGGGATACTATTCGCTGCAGGCAAGCCTGCCGGAAGAAGCAGGCCTTTTCCTCATGGACTCCAATTCTTTTCTGCTCAAAGGCGGCTCGTCGAAAAGGCTTTCAGTGCGCATTGCCGAAAACGCCCTTGCCGGGGGCGGGCAGGTTAAAGCGAATTTGTGCGCGGCAAGATACGTTGGAATGGAAACCGGGTCGCAATCGCACGTCGTCATCCGGACCTGCGCGCTCGTGACAATCACGGGATGATGCCAACCCAAAAAAACCTTTCTTCACCAGATTTATCCGGCAAATGCCCCTGTGGTGTAATGGACAGCATCTGGCCCTCCGGACGCCGTTTCGGCGGCGTGATGCGAGGCACTATGCTCCTTTCAGTCGCATAGCGCTGGCTCGCTAACGCTCGCAATTGTCAAGGTGGAAGCGAGGCCAGGATCCGGGTTCGAATCCCGGCAGTGGGCGAAGCCGCCACAGCCGGCTGGTCTGGGCGCCATGCAGGGCATGGCCTGCGCCTGATGGCGAAGCCGCTTCCGTCCGGCTCGCCGCCACGTCCGGGCGCGTTTTCGACCGCGCGTGCCGAAACCAAGGCATATTGCTGTGCAATATGCCGAGTATTCCGTTAAAGCTTTCGGGGGTTTGCAAGGGGTGCAACCCCTGCAGCGCAGGCTCGCTTCGCTCGGACGGCTGGTTCGGAACCAATTCGCATCACCATTGTGATACGCCGGGCAAACAACCGGTAAAATGCCTGAAATGGCAATCGACGAAGTTTTGTGAAAGCATAAAAGCGCTTGTCTTTCGCTTTTGTTTTATGGTTAAGCGGGGCCATGAAGTTGATTGGGTGGAATGCCTGAGTGAAACTGACACGCTTTTTGTGAGGCTTGTCTACGAACAGGATTCCGTTGAGCTGGTCGGGTTTGCACTCGTTTACGTTGCCGAACTTGGCGGGAAATTCATTGAAGTGGCAAAATTTGACGCCGGCCCGCACGAACCTGTGAATGCCCATTATTATTTCAAAAACCCGCCTGAGAAACGGCATCTGAACGGGGAAAAAAGCATTGAAACCGTTGACGCGCTTGCCGGAATGTTAAGGGAAAAATGGGTGTTTTACCGGGCAAAATTCGTTGAGAATCACCCGTTTATTTAGATAAATTTATATAACCTAATAGGTTATATTTTATTGTGGTTTCCTTGGAAAATATGAAAAAACTCGTAATCGTCGTGGGCGGGGACATGGGTCAGGACCTGCGCAAATTCATGAAAAATCCGGACAAAAAAGAGTTTGGCACACAAAGAGTTTACGTCAAAACCTTTGATGAGGTTCGAAGAGTGCTTTCCCCGCAGAAGCTTGACATGCTTTGCCGTTTCAGCAAAGGCGAATTTGGCAACCTGACCGTCGGCGAAACAGCAAAGCGACTGAACCGCAAACAGGAAGCCATAAGCAGGGACGTTTCCGGCCTCGCCAGGCACGGCCTGATCAAAAAAACCAAAAAGGGCAGGCAGGTCCTGCTGAGCGCGCCGTTCAAGTCGATCGAGATTAGATTCTCATAAGTCAGTCAATTGACGAATTCTTCAGGCAGGATAAAAAGGCTTTCTTCACGCCATTTGTCATGCCGGTTGAAACACTCTTCAAACGCAGGGCGCTTTCTGAGAAAGATGCCATTTTCTACAGTTTCGATTTTGACACCGAAGCAAAAGAACTTGTCCGTTTTTGTGCAATTCAACTGCTGGAAATGCGCGGTAAAACGCACGAAGTGATAAAATTCGACGCCGCGCACGGAAAATGCCATGTTCACCGATACTGCAAGTTTGCGGAACACAAGGAAACAATCGGCATGAAAATTTCGCCCGAAACACTCAAGATTTGCAGAAAAGACATTGCGGAAAACTGGCAAAAGTATAAGGGCTGGTATCTAAAAAAGCGCCCTGAAACAAGCCTTTAATAACATTCGGGTTATACTATATGTCTGTCATGCAAAAATCCCAAGCCATAGAAAAGCCGAAAGAGGAGGAGCCCTTCACCATAATCATCGGCGGCAATGAGGAAAAGGATTTGGACGATTTTTTCTCCGGAAAATCAACCGACCAGCCCAAGGACGTGCTTTATCTGGACACTTTCGAGCAACTGCACGAGCTTTTGTCGCCTAAAAAGCTTGATTTGCTGAAATGGCTCATGGACCTGCCGAAAAACCACAAGCCTTGCTCAGTTTCCGACACCGCAAAAAAAATCAAACGCAAGCAGGAAGCCGTGAGCCGCGATTTGAAACAACTGAAAAAGCTCGGCCTGGTCGAACTCAAAAAGGACGGGCAGAAAACCATTCCGACGCCGAAATTCAGGCGCATCGAAATAATCGTGAAATAATCTTTCAAAAACCGCAAAAAGCCTTTTCCGGGGCAAATGGCGTTGAGAAATATATCAACAAATAAGTTCAAAATGAAATACGACGACGAATACGATTACCTCTACTTTTACGACAGAGTAAACAGGTCATCTTCCGGCATAGAATGGGGCAACCTTGACATTTCATACGACAAAAACGGAAACATCGTCGGGTTGTCAATTGAGGGCGCGTCCTCATTTCTGACAAACCTGACAAACAGGAAAATAACGAAAAACGCGCTGGCAAAAGCGGTTTCCGGCAGGCTCAAAATAAGGGAAAAAGCGGGAATCATTTACCTGACATTCATAATCAACCTCGAAAACGAGGCTCCGATAGAGGACACGATAACGGTCAAGTCCATAAACTACAAGTCGCCGCTGACCGAAACCGCCTGAATATTTCCGGTGCAACCCTTAAAAGCACTATTTGCACTAAATTTAGTGTAAGTGGTGTCATGGTTAATGCTACGCTGACGCTTTCGGTTCCGGAAAAGCTGAAAAAAGAAATCAGGGCCATGCCGGAAGTCAACTGGTCCGAGGAAACAAGGCGTTTTCTCGAAGACCGCGTTGAAAGGCTGAAAGCCCTTCGGAAACTGGACGAACTTACAAAGAACAGCAGGCTAACGGAAGAGGATGCCATCAGAATCGGCCGCCAAATCAGAAAAGGCGTGGCCGAAAAAACCCTCAAATAGCCTTTCGGATTGAACTAAAACGCGAAAAACAAAAAACCCGTTAACGCGAAATTCAAAAGGATTGAGATAAAGATAATGTGACTGTCATTTGAATGACTTGTACCATCGCTCGTATTCTTTGTGCGTTTTGAAGCAATGCAGTATATAGCAAACCTCGTTTTCGATATTGTAAACGATTCTCGCCTGCCTTGTCACGTTTTCAGCAAAGAATGGCAAACCGTAATGCAAATGCCTTTTCATGGGCGCCGAAGCGATTTTTTCCGCATGCTTTATGAAAAATTCCCGCAGGCCGCCGTCCGCCTCATCCAATTCCCTTTCGGCCTGCCCGGAAAAAACGATTTCCATTAAAGTCACAGCCCGAATTTTTTCTTTATCTGGGCCAGGCTTTTCGTCTTCGCCTCGCCATCCCTTATTTCCTGCATTTCCAATTCAATGCCCTTGCTGACGAGTCTGACTTCTTCCTCTTCCAACTGCCGTTCATAGGCAAGCAAAGCCTGCCTGATGACCTCCGTCTGGTTGCCGGCATAACCCCTCTCAATTGCCTTGTTGACAATCGCCTCATACGGAACGCCAAGATTCACATTCATGCAAACCACCCGCAAAAACCACGTGCAAACCGCACACGTTTAATATGCACTCAATACACATTCAACCTTATAAATATTGCGCATCAGGCATATGCCTGGTTGGGCATATAAACCGCCAAAACCCGCAAACAAGCCCGGCAACCAAAAACAAGCGGAGTCCCAAGCCCAAATGCGCCCAAGCCAAAAATGCCCGGAAAAACAAAAACCCGTGGTATACTGCATAGGCGGAGTATTTTCGGGGTGAGCTACTGCCAAAGCGCGGGAAACACTGCAAGGTCAGGAACCCAAAGCAAGCGAAGAATGCGGGTATTGTGGATGGAAAGGGTAACATAGATACTTTTATTAAAAATAAGGCAACTTAAACTATAAAATGGTTGAACAGAAAATTAACCTTTTTTGCCCCAAATGCGGCGAAAAAGTTGAAGTTCTTTGGGTTTATAACCCACCTCATGCCTATTTTGTTCCTGGCAGTAGAGCGGGGTCAGAAAAAAGAATAAAATTAAGTTCTAATATTGTTCAAGGAAATTGTTCTTGCGGGTATGTGTTCAAAGTGAAAGATTTGGATGATTATTAATATTTGATTGGTATTTATGGCTACTTGGCTTGATTCGCTAAAAGAAAGTTATGTCCTACTATTGACTACTCACCCTAGGAGTAATGTTAAGCTCGTACCGCCACATAGTTGGATTAGGAATAGATTGCAAGAGTTGTTGCCAAAGGATTTTGTGTGCTATTCTTTGGATAATGATGCGTCTAAAAGCAAAGAGAAGAAAATTAATGGCAAATTTTATGAAAAAACTGTTGATGTGGCCATTTTTAGAAAAGCAGTTCCTGTGGGCGCAGTTTCTTTTAAATTTGTGGCCTCTAATTATTCACAAAATTCTAATAATTACTTTGAAAACTTGATTGGCGAATGTTTCAATGTTCAATCAGAAGGAATCCCTTTTTGCCATGTTTTTGTAGTGCGCGATAAAATTCCATATTACAATAAAGATAGAGTAGTAACCAAATATGAAATTCTTACTGAACACAATTTAGATAAGTATCTTAGGTTGGCAAGTGCCGAATCTAATGATGCAGTTCCTTCTAAGTTGGCAATTACTATAATTAAAATTTCGGGGGATGAAGTTAGCGGGGATATTATTCACCCGATAGACTTCCAAACACTATCTAATTCAAAAAAAGAGGCGATTAAAGGAAATATCTCAGTTGATTTTTCTGATTTTAAAATTTATCAAAAGGATATTAAAGAAAAACTTGAATTGCTAAATATTAATAAAATTTTGAAAGAGTTTGTCGAAATAGTGGTCTCTAAAAACAAGCAATAGTCAATTGCATATTTTGTTTTTTTGTACTATTTTTAGAATTAAAATATAAATTTTCCAAATAGTTGTCTATTTTATCTTTGCTCTGTTCTTCCGATAAGAATGCCAAGTCATGATTAGTAAGCCGCGGTATGCCAAAATTTTTTATGAATGTTTTTGCGAATGATTTGTAGCCGCCGCGATAGTCTTTGCTTGTTTTTTTTATGTAGTAATCCATAATGCTGGAATTTAGGATTTTTATAAGTACTTCTTTATCGCCTGAATAAAAAATAGAATATCCTGCATAAAATAAAGCGTCTTTTTTTGTACATAAAATGTAATTTGGGCTATTTGCAATATTTGGCGTAATTATTTTTTCCCCAAATGAATTGTCAATGCCTTGTGATCGCCCATATATATACCAGGGGGTAATGTTATTTTTACCTTTGTCTCTTTTTGCAAGCTCGTCTTTTATTGATAGAAAATATTTGTAACAATTTGGAAATATTTTTGCTAATTCATGTTCTGGTAATGCCCGATACTTTTTTCCGATTTTTTGATATGGGAAAATTATTCTTCTTTTATTTTTGATTATGTCCTGTTCATTTTTAACTATACTGGCTTTGATAATTTCTTTAGTTATGCCTTTTTCTATCACATATTTTGTTTCATTTGAATATTTTATGTAACAATCTTTTTCTAGTTTTGAAGAATCTAATAAATACAAATTATCTTTTAGGGTTGCAATACCAACACTAATCCTGGCAATTTTGCCAAGTGGTTCGCCTATTTCTTCTATTTTTTTTATTTTCATTTGGTCTTCGTGCATTAGTAGGTTCCATTTTTCTGGATTTAGTGCCTTGGTAACAATTGGTGAAAAAGTAAATGTGCCTTTTGTAAACTTATTTATGTTTTCGATTAGGGCGTAGTCAAAACTTTCTTTGTTTTTTTTATTTAGTATAGTTATAGATGTGTAAGTGCTAACATCTTGGAAAATTTGTAAATGGTTAAAGTTTACTATCTGGCGGATTAAATTTTTTGTTTGTAAAAACTTTCTTAGTTGTTTTCCCGCGAGCGATGCAAAGTAGCTATTTGGGGTAATGTATCCTAATGAGCCATTTTTATTTAATAGTTGGATGCCTAACTCAAAAAATGGAATAAATAGGTCGACATTTCCAGTACTTGCAGTGGCCCAGTTACTGCTTATTTTATTTCGCACGTTCTCTTGTAAATTTTGTATTCTAACATAAGGTGGATTCCCGATTATTGTATCGAATCCGCCATTTTTATCAAATACTTCTGGGAATTCCTTTTTCCAATTAAAAGTATTAGGGTCTAAGCTATCGCCCAGTTTTATATTGAATATTATTTCTTCTTTGTCTTCGCCATTTTCTAGTGCTAACAATGACAATATTGTTTTTGTCCTATTTACATTGCTTT
It encodes:
- a CDS encoding DUF2283 domain-containing protein, producing the protein MKYDDEYDYLYFYDRVNRSSSGIEWGNLDISYDKNGNIVGLSIEGASSFLTNLTNRKITKNALAKAVSGRLKIREKAGIIYLTFIINLENEAPIEDTITVKSINYKSPLTETA
- a CDS encoding ArsR family transcriptional regulator; the protein is MQKSQAIEKPKEEEPFTIIIGGNEEKDLDDFFSGKSTDQPKDVLYLDTFEQLHELLSPKKLDLLKWLMDLPKNHKPCSVSDTAKKIKRKQEAVSRDLKQLKKLGLVELKKDGQKTIPTPKFRRIEIIVK
- a CDS encoding N-6 DNA methylase, whose amino-acid sequence is MVPKTNIRKRNLNNHRDKLINANSIIQLQKNFPIDQIEAGLITFFLEANNILKPKNKLILDMLKKIDSENYSKLKKQLPYDANQITLKNIERIFELLIEAKDRKLNGAFYTPEFIINYINNQTIKKHNLIVCDCSCGSGAFLVLATEKLAKLGKKPIIEIIENNIFGVDILESNVNRTKTILSLLALENGEDKEEIIFNIKLGDSLDPNTFNWKKEFPEVFDKNGGFDTIIGNPPYVRIQNLQENVRNKISSNWATASTGNVDLFIPFFELGIQLLNKNGSLGYITPNSYFASLAGKQLRKFLQTKNLIRQIVNFNHLQIFQDVSTYTSITILNKKNKESFDYALIENINKFTKGTFTFSPIVTKALNPEKWNLLMHEDQMKIKKIEEIGEPLGKIARISVGIATLKDNLYLLDSSKLEKDCYIKYSNETKYVIEKGITKEIIKASIVKNEQDIIKNKRRIIFPYQKIGKKYRALPEHELAKIFPNCYKYFLSIKDELAKRDKGKNNITPWYIYGRSQGIDNSFGEKIITPNIANSPNYILCTKKDALFYAGYSIFYSGDKEVLIKILNSSIMDYYIKKTSKDYRGGYKSFAKTFIKNFGIPRLTNHDLAFLSEEQSKDKIDNYLENLYFNSKNSTKKQNMQLTIACF